The Xenopus tropicalis strain Nigerian chromosome 7, UCB_Xtro_10.0, whole genome shotgun sequence genome includes a region encoding these proteins:
- the zbtb44 gene encoding zinc finger and BTB domain-containing protein 44 isoform X2 translates to MSKKGGRNKEVQGSIDEGVSEGLPTLQSTASTSVHADDDDRLENVQYPYQLYLAPTTSSTERPSPNGPDRPFQCPTCGVRFTRIQNLKQHMLIHSGIKPFQCDRCGKKFTRAYSLKMHRLKHEGKRCFRCQICSATFTSFGEYKHHMRVSRHIIRKPRIYECKTCGAMFTNSGNLIVHLRSLNHEASELANYFQSSDFLVPDYLSQEQEEALGQYELAEHAFESNSSVQMPVISQVSSTQNCESTFPLGSVGGFAEKEEDEDEMAEPSKPSPAEETNIEDPPKTEVASVAVE, encoded by the exons GTTCTATTGATGAAGGTGTCAGTGAGGGGCTGCCCACACTCCAGAGTACCGCCAGCACCAGTGTTCATGCAGATGACGATGACAG atTGGAAAATGTTCAGTATCCTTACCAGCTATACTTGGCTCCTACCACAAGCAGCACGGAACGCCCTAGCCCAAATGGTCCAGATAGACCTTTTCAGTGCCCCACCTGCGGTGTACGCTTTACACGGATTCAGAATTTGAAGCAGCACATGCTCATACATTCTG GAATTAAACCATTTCAGTGTGACCGCTGCGGGAAAAAATTCACTCGGGCTTACTCCCTAAAGATGCATCGGCTGAAACACGAAGGTAAACGCTGTTTCCGGTGCCAGATATGTAGTGCAACATTCACTTCCTTCGGGGAATACAAACACCACATGAGGGTTTCCCGGCACATTATCCGCAAGCCTCGGATATACGAGTGCAAAACATGTGGCGCCATGTTCACCAACTCTGGAAATTTAATCGTGCACCTGAGGAGCCTGAACCACGAAGCGTCAGAGCTAGCAAACTACTTCCAGAGCAG CGATTTCCTAGTGCCGGATTATTTgagccaggagcaggaagaggcCCTTGGGCAGTATGAGCTGGCAGAACATGCCTTTGAAAGCAACTCCTCTGTCCAAATGCCCGTTATCTCCCAGGTTTCCTCAACACAGAACTGTGAAAGCACTTTTCCCCTGGGATCTGTGGGAGGGTTTGCAGAGAAAGAAGAGGATGAAGATGAAATGGCAGAGCCTTCAAAGCCCAGCCCAGCTGAGGAAACAAACATTGAAGATCCACCAAAGACAGAGGTGGCTTCAGTTGCTGTTGAATAG